A genome region from Prionailurus bengalensis isolate Pbe53 chromosome B4, Fcat_Pben_1.1_paternal_pri, whole genome shotgun sequence includes the following:
- the AVPR1A gene encoding vasopressin V1a receptor — protein MDRMRFSGGPNEGPADNSSQGWPLLAGGVNGSRAAEALGDGGSPQGDVRNEELAKLEIAVLAVTFVVAVLGNSSVLVALHRTPRKTSRMHLFIRHLSLADLAVAFFQVLPQMCWDITYRFRGPDGLCRVVKHLQVFGMFVSPYMLVVMTADRYIAVCHPLKTLQQPTRRSRLMIAAAWVLSFVLSTPQYFVFSMVEVNNVTKARDCWATFIQPWGPRAYVTWMTGGIFVAPVVILGTCYGFICYHIWRNVRGKTALLPGKGAEGASGALHKGLLLAPCISSVKTISRAKIRTVKMTFVIVTVYIVCWAPFFILQMWSVWDEKFVWIESENPAITITALLASLNSCCNPWIYMFFSGHLLQDCVHSFPCCQNMNQTFNKEDSDSMSRRQTSYTNNRSPTNSMGTWKDSPKSSKSIKFIPVST, from the exons ATGGACCGCATGCGTTTCTCCGGAGGCCCCAACGAGGGGCCCGCGGACAACTCCAGCCAGGGGTGGCCCCTGTTAGCCGGCGGTGTCAACGGCAGCCGGGCAGCGGAGGCGCTCGGGGACGGCGGCAGCCCCCAGGGGGACGTGCGCAACGAGGAGCTGGCCAAGCTGGAGATCGCCGTGCTGGCTGTGACTTTCGTGGTAGCCGTGCTAGGCAACAGCAGCGTGTTGGTGGCGCTGCACCGCACCCCTCGCAAGACGTCCCGCATGCACCTCTTCATCCGCCACCTCAGCCTGGCCGACCTGGCCGTCGCTTTCTTCCAGGTGCTGCCGCAGATGTGCTGGGACATCACCTACCGTTTCCGCGGGCCCGACGGGCTGTGCCGCGTGGTGAAGCACCTGCAGGTGTTCGGCATGTTCGTGTCGCCCTACATGCTGGTGGTCATGACCGCCGACCGCTACATTGCGGTGTGCCACCCGCTGAAGACGCTGCAGCAACCGACGCGCCGCTCGCGCCTCATGATCGCTGCCGCCTGGGTGCTGAGCTTCGTGCTTAGCACGCCGCAGTACTTCGTCTTCTCCATGGTCGAGGTGAACAACGTCACCAAGGCCCGGGACTGCTGGGCCACCTTCATCCAGCCCTGGGGTCCCCGCGCCTATGTGACCTGGATGACGGGTGGCATCTTCGTGGCGCCCGTGGTCATCCTGGGTACCTGCTATGGCTTCATCTGCTACCACATCTGGCGCAACGTCCGCGGAAAGACGGCTTTGCTCCCCGGAAAGGGCGCCGAGGGCGCGAGTGGCGCTTTGCATAAGGGGCTCCTGCTCGCGCCGTGTATCAGCAGCGTGAAGACCATTTCCCGCGCCAAGATTCGCACGGTGAAGATGACTTTTGTGATCGTGACCGTTTACATCGTTTGCTGGGCGCCCTTCTTCATCCTTCAGATGTGGTCTGTCTGGGATGAGAAGTTTGTTTGGATCG AATCAGAAAACCCGGCCATCACCATCACTGCATTACTGGCTTCCTTGAATAGTTGCTGTAATCCCTGGATATACATGTTTTTTAGCGGCCATCTCCTGCAAGACTGTGTCCACAGCTTCCCATGCTGCCAGAACATGAATCAAACGTTCAACAAAGAAGATTCTGACAGTATGAGCAGAAGACAGACTTCTTACACTAACAACCGGAGCCCCACAAACAGTATGGGTACATGGAAGGACTCGCCTAAATCGTCCAAGTCCATCAAATTCATTCCTGTTTCAACCTGA